In Aequorivita sp. H23M31, a single window of DNA contains:
- a CDS encoding TIGR04282 family arsenosugar biosynthesis glycosyltransferase yields the protein MALLKPQDTNSDKEMAFDFHFPTSKKALIIFTKNPELGKVKTRLAQTVGDESALKIYEFLLKHTMEITKDLNVDKYIFYSEEIHKNDIWDSEIFRKRLQCGNDLGERMSNAFTEIFNMGYQVAIIIGSDMFDLNKQDLGTAFAILNDHNIVVGPATDGGYYLLGMKEPKPQLFKNKNWGSHTILKETLEDLKHENHILLPDRNDIDIYEDIKDQAIFDQFLPSHLKKHHDSL from the coding sequence ATGGCACTGCTTAAACCACAAGATACCAACAGCGATAAGGAAATGGCATTTGATTTTCATTTTCCCACTTCAAAAAAGGCCCTGATTATTTTCACTAAAAATCCGGAGTTGGGAAAGGTAAAAACCCGATTGGCACAAACTGTGGGAGATGAAAGCGCCTTGAAAATATATGAATTTCTTTTAAAACACACCATGGAAATAACCAAGGATTTGAATGTGGATAAGTACATTTTCTATTCTGAAGAAATCCATAAAAACGATATTTGGGATTCGGAAATTTTCAGGAAAAGATTGCAATGTGGAAATGATCTGGGGGAAAGAATGAGCAATGCGTTTACTGAAATTTTCAATATGGGTTATCAAGTGGCAATCATTATAGGTTCCGATATGTTTGATTTGAACAAACAGGATTTAGGAACGGCTTTTGCTATTTTAAACGACCATAACATAGTTGTAGGTCCAGCCACCGACGGCGGATATTATTTATTGGGAATGAAGGAACCAAAACCTCAATTATTTAAAAATAAAAATTGGGGTTCCCATACCATTCTTAAAGAAACTTTGGAAGATTTAAAACATGAAAATCACATTCTTCTTCCTGACCGAAACGATATTGATATTTATGAGGATATAAAGGATCAGGCAATATTTGATCAATTTTTACCATCACATTTAAAAAAACATCACGATAGCTTATGA
- a CDS encoding rhodanese-like domain-containing protein, whose protein sequence is MRYSLLFIFFIFLIGTSSGQESLEKLLNKYNTHSIPYVSVEELMMLQKNDSVVILDAREPEEFSVSHIKSSVNIGFDKFSSNENQLRDINRNAHLIVYCSLGIRSEKIGEKLKKAGFTNVKNLYGGIFEWKNKGCTVIDSAGTETENVHTFSEKWSAWLHAGIPIY, encoded by the coding sequence ATGAGATATTCCTTATTATTTATTTTTTTTATTTTCCTAATCGGAACGTCTTCTGGACAAGAGTCACTCGAGAAGCTTCTAAATAAGTACAATACACACAGCATCCCCTATGTTTCCGTAGAAGAATTAATGATGCTCCAAAAGAATGATTCCGTTGTTATCCTAGATGCTCGCGAACCAGAGGAATTTTCCGTAAGTCACATCAAATCCAGTGTAAACATCGGTTTCGATAAATTTTCTTCCAATGAAAACCAGCTTCGGGATATAAATAGGAATGCACATTTAATCGTTTATTGCTCTTTGGGAATTCGTTCGGAGAAAATAGGAGAAAAACTGAAAAAGGCAGGCTTCACAAATGTCAAGAACCTTTACGGTGGTATCTTTGAATGGAAAAATAAGGGTTGTACCGTTATCGATTCCGCCGGAACAGAAACTGAAAACGTACACACTTTTTCTGAAAAATGGAGTGCATGGTTACACGCGGGTATTCCTATTTATTAA
- the arsS gene encoding arsenosugar biosynthesis radical SAM (seleno)protein ArsS (Some members of this family are selenoproteins.), translating into MQKEKKKKQQSLHKRKSDLSIAHKQLEKLSNGIFANGNLPTFQQKISETQQFPLRPNTLEILQINLGYMCNQVCAHCHVDAGPDRKEIMTRETMEQCLEVIRSTSAHTLDLTGGAPEMNPNFRWFVEEASKAGVRDFIVRSNLTIIRANKKYYDLPEFFKKHNVHVISSMPHWTRGKTDRQRGTGVFDQSIKALQELNTIGYGIPDSNLRLDLVYNPSGAFLPGNQKEMEGDFKKALMEDFNIQFHQLFAITNLPISRFLDYLIASENYEDYMYQLVDAYNPAAVQNVMCRNTLSVSWDGYLYDCDFNQMLELKVASKVQHISEYNETILQDRNIIVSQHCYGCTAGAGSSCQGTVIGQ; encoded by the coding sequence ATGCAAAAAGAAAAAAAGAAAAAACAACAATCTCTTCATAAACGAAAGAGCGATCTTTCCATTGCGCATAAACAGCTTGAAAAACTCTCCAATGGTATTTTTGCCAATGGTAATTTGCCCACTTTTCAGCAAAAGATAAGCGAAACCCAGCAATTTCCATTACGGCCCAATACATTAGAAATTCTACAAATTAACTTGGGTTATATGTGCAATCAGGTTTGTGCCCATTGCCATGTAGATGCAGGTCCGGATAGAAAGGAAATAATGACTCGCGAAACTATGGAGCAATGCCTGGAAGTAATTAGAAGTACTTCCGCGCACACTCTGGACCTCACGGGAGGAGCCCCGGAAATGAATCCAAATTTTAGGTGGTTTGTAGAGGAAGCGAGCAAGGCAGGTGTGAGGGATTTCATTGTTCGTAGTAATTTGACAATCATTCGAGCCAACAAAAAATATTACGATTTACCAGAATTCTTTAAAAAACACAACGTTCATGTAATCAGCAGTATGCCTCATTGGACGCGTGGTAAAACTGATAGACAAAGAGGCACGGGCGTTTTTGACCAATCTATAAAAGCTTTACAGGAACTTAACACAATTGGTTACGGGATACCAGATAGCAATTTGCGTTTGGATTTGGTTTATAATCCGAGCGGAGCATTTTTACCTGGAAATCAAAAGGAAATGGAAGGCGATTTCAAAAAAGCCTTAATGGAAGATTTTAATATTCAGTTCCACCAGCTTTTCGCAATTACCAATCTTCCCATTTCCCGGTTTCTGGACTATTTGATTGCCTCGGAAAATTATGAAGATTATATGTATCAATTAGTAGATGCCTACAATCCAGCCGCGGTGCAAAACGTGATGTGCCGCAACACTCTTTCCGTTAGCTGGGATGGATATCTATACGATTGCGATTTTAATCAAATGTTGGAACTGAAAGTAGCAAGCAAGGTGCAACATATTTCCGAATATAACGAAACCATTCTTCAGGACAGAAATATAATTGTTTCCCAGCACTGTTATGGATGTACGGCTGGAGCAGGTAGCAGTTGTCAAGGGACGGTAATTGGCCAATAA
- a CDS encoding arsenosugar biosynthesis-associated peroxidase-like protein, which yields MSKSNYYDPADLRKFGNITNWSKELGEKFFEYYNKVFEEGALTAREKSLIALAVSHTEMCPYCIDAYTKDGLQRGITKEEMMEAVHVGAAIKSGATLVHGVQMMNKVNKLEM from the coding sequence ATGTCCAAGAGCAATTATTACGACCCGGCAGATCTTAGAAAATTTGGCAATATCACCAACTGGAGCAAAGAACTAGGCGAAAAGTTTTTTGAATATTATAACAAAGTTTTTGAGGAAGGAGCTTTAACAGCACGCGAAAAATCGTTGATTGCACTAGCCGTTTCCCATACTGAAATGTGCCCTTATTGTATTGACGCATACACCAAGGATGGATTACAGCGCGGTATTACCAAAGAAGAAATGATGGAAGCGGTGCACGTAGGTGCGGCAATTAAAAGTGGGGCCACCTTGGTTCACGGAGTACAGATGATGAACAAGGTCAATAAATTGGAAATGTAG
- a CDS encoding DUF481 domain-containing protein: MKHLALILFLSISFHTSAQVLNAESLRKVTDTSGFTGSASLDFSLKKDVNEYFGFRSNIHLQYKMKRNLILIKNDIEFQRIEGNKFSNSGISHIRYNYKIYPRITWEVFVQAQYNKVSKIDFRGLAGTGPRFKLSTSNLYNFYLGTLVMYEQEELDDGITPIQRDIRGSAYFSFSLYPVKNIAIISTTYYQPKLGDFEDYRVSSQSSLLIKMFGDLAFKTTYTFIFDRYPAVGIPKSQYNFSTGVAYSFD; encoded by the coding sequence ATGAAACATCTTGCCCTAATTTTATTTCTATCAATTTCCTTTCATACCAGCGCTCAGGTTCTCAATGCCGAATCCTTAAGAAAAGTAACGGACACTTCAGGATTTACCGGATCGGCGAGTCTGGATTTTTCACTTAAAAAAGATGTCAATGAATATTTTGGCTTTCGGAGCAATATTCACTTGCAATATAAAATGAAAAGAAATTTGATATTGATAAAGAATGATATCGAATTTCAGAGAATTGAAGGGAATAAATTTTCCAACAGTGGAATTTCACATATTAGATATAATTATAAAATTTACCCAAGAATAACTTGGGAAGTTTTTGTGCAGGCCCAATACAACAAAGTTTCCAAAATAGATTTCCGCGGTCTTGCAGGTACCGGTCCGCGTTTTAAGCTGAGTACTTCTAATTTGTATAACTTCTATCTTGGGACATTGGTAATGTATGAACAAGAAGAATTAGACGACGGCATCACTCCAATCCAACGGGATATTCGGGGCAGCGCGTATTTTTCCTTTTCGTTATATCCCGTAAAAAACATAGCTATTATAAGTACCACTTATTACCAACCCAAGCTGGGCGATTTTGAGGATTATCGCGTTTCGAGCCAATCCTCACTCTTAATTAAAATGTTTGGTGATTTAGCCTTTAAAACTACGTACACCTTTATTTTCGACCGCTATCCCGCGGTGGGTATCCCCAAATCTCAGTATAATTTTTCCACAGGGGTTGCTTATTCCTTTGATTGA
- a CDS encoding IS4 family transposase — MNKSKNFSGQPIIKQVLNFLDAKDIYRTAKKHNSDRYTKKFTTYDHLVTMIFAVISGCNSLREVTSIMLACEGKINHLGLRDFPKRSTLSDANKRRSAEVFADIYSGLYKRYHRFLSDSRTREPAIKGLKIVDSSTIALFSDILRGVGRNPLNGKKKGGIKMHTMINAMEDVPCLIKFSDAATHDHTFLKELDLKKGSYVVFDKGYVDYQQYEQWTLDGIYFVTRQKSNARYTSLEEFDIPDNVDDAVLKDEKITLADKEGNEFHLRRIAFWHQEKGKVYEFITNNYEVEADRITDIYKNRWQIETMFKRLKQNFPLKYFLGDNQNAIEIQIWVSLIIQLIMLVIQRKAQRSWAYSNMVSVIRYHLMTYIDLFKFLKNPDSKWEEITTKNIGQLSFFDP, encoded by the coding sequence ATGAACAAAAGTAAAAATTTCAGTGGACAACCTATTATCAAACAGGTTTTAAACTTCCTTGACGCCAAAGATATTTATCGGACAGCAAAGAAGCACAACAGCGACAGGTACACCAAAAAGTTCACGACCTATGATCACTTGGTTACGATGATATTCGCCGTTATCAGTGGCTGCAACTCACTTCGCGAAGTAACAAGCATAATGCTGGCGTGCGAGGGCAAGATCAACCATTTAGGGCTACGGGACTTTCCAAAACGCAGTACGTTGTCCGATGCCAACAAAAGAAGAAGTGCAGAGGTCTTTGCTGATATTTACTCTGGTCTCTATAAACGTTACCACCGGTTTTTATCGGACAGCAGAACCAGGGAGCCCGCCATAAAAGGCCTCAAAATAGTCGATTCCTCGACAATAGCGCTCTTTAGCGACATATTGAGGGGTGTTGGCCGGAACCCGCTCAACGGCAAGAAGAAGGGCGGGATAAAAATGCACACGATGATCAACGCCATGGAGGATGTTCCTTGTCTGATAAAATTTTCAGATGCCGCGACGCACGATCATACGTTTTTGAAAGAACTCGATCTAAAGAAGGGTTCCTATGTTGTCTTTGACAAAGGATACGTAGATTATCAGCAATACGAGCAATGGACGTTGGATGGCATCTACTTTGTGACCAGGCAAAAGAGCAATGCACGCTATACGAGCCTTGAAGAGTTTGATATTCCGGACAACGTGGACGATGCTGTCCTAAAGGATGAAAAAATAACGCTTGCCGATAAGGAAGGCAACGAATTCCACCTACGGCGGATAGCCTTTTGGCACCAGGAGAAGGGCAAGGTATATGAGTTCATCACCAACAACTATGAAGTGGAGGCCGACAGGATCACTGATATCTACAAAAATCGCTGGCAGATAGAGACCATGTTCAAACGCCTAAAACAGAACTTTCCCCTCAAATACTTTCTGGGCGACAACCAAAATGCAATAGAGATACAGATCTGGGTCAGTCTGATCATTCAACTCATAATGCTGGTAATACAAAGAAAGGCGCAGAGAAGTTGGGCATATTCAAATATGGTGTCTGTAATACGCTACCATTTGATGACCTACATCGATCTGTTCAAGTTCCTGAAAAACCCAGACTCCAAATGGGAAGAAATCACCACAAAAAACATTGGCCAATTGAGCTTTTTCGATCCTTAG
- a CDS encoding DUF488 domain-containing protein: protein MEIKIKRIYEKAAKTDGTRILVDRIWPRGVSKEDAQLDDWIREIAPSTELRKWFNHEDERFNEFSKKYKTELKQHKDLMDSLLEKAKKKKLTLVYSAKNEIHNQAVVLREYLIELK, encoded by the coding sequence ATGGAGATTAAAATCAAACGTATTTATGAGAAAGCGGCCAAAACCGATGGTACCCGAATTTTAGTAGATAGAATCTGGCCACGTGGAGTTAGTAAGGAGGACGCTCAACTGGACGACTGGATAAGGGAAATCGCTCCTTCCACGGAACTTAGAAAATGGTTTAATCACGAAGACGAACGATTTAATGAATTTTCGAAAAAATATAAAACCGAACTGAAGCAACATAAAGACCTAATGGATTCTCTCTTGGAAAAGGCCAAGAAGAAAAAACTTACGCTAGTGTACAGTGCCAAAAATGAAATACACAACCAAGCTGTTGTCCTTAGGGAATATTTAATTGAACTGAAATAA
- a CDS encoding tryptophan 2,3-dioxygenase family protein: MNQDDLIQSINEKYRNLGENPETYYAGLLQTKPITYWDYIQVDTLLTLQKTRTDFKDEKIFVMYHQVTELTLKMMVHEIQQLSEGENLSIDVWLTKLDRLKRYTRMLITSFDIMKDGMSYEDYNIFRSALTPASGFQSAQFRVLELYTTRLKNLINSKGRERLPENPDLEDYFDNIYWKDAGLNRETKESSLTLRLFVEKYEKGFKQLAREVQGKTLEERVEQMENPSAELLEKLKQFDHFYNVAWPIVHLDTAQHFLDSKGETKAATGGSEWKKYLHPKYQQRKFFPNLWTAEELANWGE; the protein is encoded by the coding sequence ATGAATCAAGACGACCTAATACAATCTATAAACGAGAAATATAGAAACCTAGGTGAGAACCCCGAAACCTATTATGCTGGGCTTTTGCAAACCAAACCCATTACCTATTGGGATTATATCCAAGTGGACACTTTACTTACTCTTCAAAAAACCAGAACCGACTTTAAGGATGAGAAAATATTTGTGATGTACCATCAAGTTACCGAATTAACCCTAAAAATGATGGTTCATGAAATCCAACAACTTTCTGAAGGTGAAAATCTCTCCATAGATGTCTGGCTTACAAAATTGGACAGATTAAAAAGATACACCCGCATGCTTATCACCTCCTTCGATATTATGAAGGACGGAATGAGTTATGAGGACTACAATATATTCCGTTCGGCCCTAACCCCAGCTAGCGGATTTCAGAGTGCGCAATTTAGAGTATTGGAGCTCTACACTACCCGACTTAAAAACCTTATAAATTCAAAAGGAAGAGAACGTCTCCCCGAAAATCCCGATTTAGAGGATTATTTTGATAATATCTATTGGAAGGATGCAGGATTGAATAGGGAAACCAAGGAATCATCCTTAACCTTGCGGCTTTTTGTAGAAAAATACGAAAAGGGATTTAAACAACTTGCCAGAGAAGTTCAAGGGAAAACTCTTGAAGAGCGGGTTGAGCAAATGGAAAATCCTTCCGCAGAACTCTTGGAAAAACTCAAACAATTTGACCATTTTTATAATGTTGCGTGGCCAATAGTGCATTTGGATACTGCCCAGCATTTCTTGGATAGCAAAGGCGAAACCAAAGCTGCCACAGGAGGTTCAGAATGGAAAAAATATCTACATCCTAAATACCAACAGCGGAAATTTTTCCCAAATCTTTGGACTGCAGAAGAATTGGCAAATTGGGGCGAATAA
- a CDS encoding peptidylprolyl isomerase, producing MAILNSIRKRGIFLILIIALALFAFILSDVLTKGSRGPKGQDNIATINGTDIPRQSFMEEVEMTQRNYGPNATTGQVMNMVWEQELRRVILDEQIEKAGITVEKAQLDNALKSQLANNPTFLNDAGQVDEGKIQEYIASIKSSSPQMYQQWIKFEEGISQSVMQNTYFNLIKGGIRSTVAEGEQEYHFQNDNINFQYVVVPYSSIEDKDITVSDSEIEKYVSAHKNDYQTDAKADIQYVLFSETPSETDIEANKEEIAGFLNNRVEFNNQTKTNDTIPGFKNTADYEEFVNANSDVPYADEWLFKNELPVAIADDLMNAEKGDIYGPYKLDNTYNLTKVLDTKMMSDSADSKHILIRYAGTMRAPETITRTKDEANKLADSILTVVKKDKSKFADLAREFSDDGSKDNGGDLGTSTPGRMVAPFDAFIFDNPEGTIGLVETDFGYHIVEVGKKSAPKKAIKVATVVKNIEPSEKTLNDVFSQASKFEVAVNKGDFTEKAKEQNLEVKPVNKIGPMDAAIPGIENNRTIVNWAFNTDTKVGDTKRFSVSNGYVIAQLTRKNKKGLMSAADASATVKPILIKEKKAEKIRKSITGNSLDEIAKSQNVTVKTASGITMANPRIGSSSEPKVVGSAFGTKAGETTPLIDGNDGVYMLKVTAFNPAPKLDSYITQANKQSTQDASAAQSKVFEALKKKAEIEDYRANFY from the coding sequence ATGGCAATCTTAAACAGCATTAGAAAACGGGGGATTTTTCTTATCCTTATTATCGCGTTGGCGCTTTTCGCCTTTATTTTAAGTGACGTATTGACCAAGGGCAGCAGAGGTCCCAAAGGGCAAGACAATATCGCCACCATCAACGGCACGGACATTCCCCGCCAAAGTTTTATGGAAGAGGTGGAAATGACCCAACGGAATTATGGGCCAAATGCTACTACCGGCCAGGTAATGAATATGGTTTGGGAACAAGAACTTCGTCGTGTAATCCTGGATGAGCAGATTGAAAAAGCTGGCATTACCGTTGAAAAAGCACAATTGGACAATGCTCTAAAATCCCAACTTGCCAACAATCCAACTTTTTTAAATGATGCTGGACAGGTGGATGAAGGTAAAATCCAAGAATATATCGCAAGTATAAAGTCTTCCTCGCCACAGATGTACCAGCAATGGATCAAATTTGAAGAAGGTATATCTCAAAGCGTAATGCAAAACACTTATTTCAACCTTATTAAAGGCGGAATAAGGAGTACTGTAGCGGAAGGGGAACAAGAATACCATTTTCAAAATGATAACATCAATTTCCAATATGTTGTAGTTCCTTACAGCTCTATTGAGGATAAGGATATTACTGTTTCGGACAGCGAAATTGAAAAATATGTGTCTGCCCACAAAAATGATTACCAAACTGATGCCAAGGCCGACATTCAATATGTTCTTTTTTCAGAGACTCCATCGGAAACCGATATAGAAGCCAATAAAGAAGAAATTGCAGGGTTTTTAAATAATAGAGTTGAATTCAACAACCAAACAAAAACCAATGACACAATCCCTGGTTTTAAAAATACGGCAGACTACGAAGAATTTGTAAACGCCAATTCCGATGTTCCTTACGCCGACGAATGGTTATTTAAAAATGAATTGCCCGTAGCCATTGCTGACGACCTTATGAATGCTGAAAAGGGTGATATTTATGGTCCGTACAAATTGGACAACACCTATAACTTAACCAAAGTATTGGATACTAAAATGATGTCTGATTCCGCAGATTCAAAGCATATCCTTATCCGATACGCAGGCACTATGCGTGCTCCTGAAACAATTACGCGAACCAAGGACGAAGCAAATAAACTTGCAGACAGTATTCTCACAGTAGTTAAAAAAGACAAGTCCAAATTTGCTGACCTTGCCAGAGAATTTTCTGATGACGGATCAAAAGATAATGGTGGCGATTTAGGAACATCTACTCCAGGTAGAATGGTAGCTCCCTTTGATGCTTTTATATTTGACAACCCAGAAGGAACCATAGGTTTGGTAGAAACCGATTTTGGATACCATATTGTTGAAGTTGGTAAAAAATCAGCTCCTAAAAAAGCTATCAAGGTTGCAACGGTTGTTAAAAATATTGAACCTTCAGAAAAAACCTTAAATGATGTCTTCTCACAAGCTTCCAAATTTGAGGTAGCTGTAAACAAAGGCGATTTCACCGAAAAAGCTAAGGAACAAAACCTAGAAGTAAAACCGGTAAATAAAATAGGACCAATGGATGCGGCAATTCCGGGCATCGAAAACAATAGAACTATCGTAAATTGGGCTTTTAATACTGACACTAAAGTAGGTGACACTAAAAGATTCAGTGTTTCCAATGGTTATGTTATTGCACAACTTACCCGTAAGAATAAAAAAGGGCTTATGTCTGCCGCAGATGCATCTGCCACTGTAAAACCAATTCTTATAAAAGAAAAGAAGGCTGAAAAAATTCGCAAGTCTATTACTGGAAATAGTTTGGATGAGATTGCAAAAAGTCAAAACGTCACGGTAAAAACTGCCAGTGGTATTACAATGGCCAATCCAAGAATCGGTTCGTCTTCCGAGCCAAAAGTTGTTGGATCAGCATTTGGAACAAAAGCAGGCGAAACTACACCTCTAATTGATGGGAACGACGGCGTTTATATGCTTAAGGTTACCGCCTTTAATCCTGCGCCTAAATTGGATTCCTATATAACCCAAGCGAACAAGCAAAGTACGCAAGATGCTTCTGCCGCGCAGAGTAAAGTATTTGAAGCTCTTAAAAAGAAAGCAGAAATAGAAGATTACCGAGCTAATTTCTACTAA
- a CDS encoding hemolysin family protein — MLILSAFFSGMEIAYVSSNKIHIEIEKKQNSFLANILKKITKRPSKFIATMLVGNNIALVIYGFFMGDLLMRFIPLAGFSGLLVQTIISTLIILLTAEFLPKVFFQIYANNLFKFFAVPAYIFYVLFSLISEFIIWISDLILKIFFKSEGDNVQLTFSKMELGNYISEQMEIVETKTEVDSEIQIFQNALDFSEIKSREAMIPRTEMVAVDIETSTKEIAKIFSETGLSKILVYNDNIDDILGYVHSFDLFKKPESLKKMLMPVIFVPETMLAKDVLHILSKKRKSIAVVIDEYGGTSGIITVEDIIEELFGEIEDEHDSVELIEEEIEEGHYRFSARLEVDYLNEEYDLDLEESENYETLGGLIVNYTEEIPDKGETVRIGDYIFIILEVSSTKIELVELNILKQD; from the coding sequence ATGCTTATCCTCTCCGCTTTTTTCTCGGGGATGGAAATTGCCTATGTCTCTTCTAACAAAATCCATATAGAGATAGAAAAGAAACAAAATAGTTTCTTGGCAAATATTCTTAAAAAAATAACCAAGCGACCTTCTAAATTTATTGCTACCATGCTGGTAGGAAATAATATTGCTCTGGTTATCTATGGATTTTTTATGGGCGACCTGCTTATGCGATTTATTCCCTTAGCAGGTTTTAGCGGACTTCTGGTTCAAACCATAATCTCCACACTCATAATTTTGCTGACCGCGGAATTCCTTCCGAAGGTGTTTTTTCAGATATACGCTAACAATCTATTTAAATTTTTTGCAGTTCCTGCCTACATCTTTTATGTACTGTTTTCACTTATTTCCGAATTTATAATTTGGATATCCGATCTTATTCTCAAAATATTTTTTAAATCTGAAGGAGATAATGTTCAATTGACTTTCAGTAAAATGGAACTTGGAAATTATATTTCCGAACAGATGGAAATTGTGGAAACCAAGACCGAAGTGGATTCGGAAATACAGATTTTTCAAAATGCGCTTGATTTTTCGGAAATTAAAAGTCGGGAAGCAATGATTCCACGAACTGAGATGGTAGCAGTAGATATAGAAACTTCAACTAAAGAAATAGCTAAGATATTTTCTGAAACGGGACTTTCCAAAATTCTGGTCTACAATGACAACATAGATGACATTTTGGGCTATGTGCACTCTTTCGATCTTTTCAAAAAACCAGAAAGCCTAAAAAAAATGTTGATGCCAGTAATTTTTGTCCCCGAAACAATGTTGGCCAAGGATGTGCTTCACATTCTCAGTAAAAAAAGAAAGAGCATCGCGGTAGTTATCGATGAATATGGCGGCACAAGTGGCATCATAACCGTAGAAGATATTATAGAGGAATTATTTGGAGAAATAGAGGATGAACATGACAGTGTAGAACTTATTGAGGAAGAGATCGAGGAAGGTCATTATAGGTTTTCTGCCCGATTGGAAGTGGATTATCTCAATGAGGAATATGATCTGGATCTGGAAGAAAGTGAAAACTACGAGACACTTGGTGGCCTGATAGTTAACTATACCGAAGAAATTCCCGATAAAGGAGAAACCGTAAGAATTGGGGATTATATTTTTATAATCCTAGAAGTATCCAGTACAAAAATCGAACTCGTAGAACTAAATATTTTAAAGCAAGATTAG
- the lptC gene encoding LPS export ABC transporter periplasmic protein LptC, with amino-acid sequence MFNIFNLLKSVMALILAITLFSCESNYQNVRKLSISDNAPIAVGQKINFKYTDSGRLVTNLLADKLLDYSNLEFPYKEFPEGIEVHFWSDKNEENTVTADYAIQYEDTGLIDLQTNVVVITSDSVVLKANQLYWDQKNAWVFTDQPYKINFKDGSYNEGERFDSNQDFTIFLSRKNQGVQLIDKDKNE; translated from the coding sequence ATGTTCAACATCTTTAACTTGTTAAAAAGCGTGATGGCTCTTATATTGGCCATCACGCTTTTTTCTTGTGAAAGTAATTACCAAAACGTACGGAAACTAAGTATATCGGATAATGCCCCCATTGCTGTAGGGCAGAAAATCAATTTTAAATATACTGATTCCGGTAGGCTGGTCACCAATCTTTTAGCAGACAAACTTTTAGACTATTCTAACCTCGAATTTCCATACAAGGAATTTCCCGAAGGAATTGAAGTACATTTTTGGAGTGATAAAAATGAGGAAAATACGGTAACCGCTGATTATGCCATTCAATATGAAGATACCGGTTTGATCGATCTTCAGACCAATGTGGTTGTCATTACTTCAGATAGTGTTGTCCTTAAAGCAAATCAGCTCTATTGGGATCAAAAAAACGCCTGGGTATTCACCGACCAACCTTATAAAATTAATTTCAAGGATGGATCCTATAACGAAGGGGAAAGATTTGATAGCAATCAGGATTTTACAATCTTTCTATCAAGAAAAAACCAAGGAGTTCAGTTAATAGATAAAGACAAAAACGAATAA